Below is a window of Pseudomonadota bacterium DNA.
GAACGTCAGGCCATCGGGCGAGAACAACCAGACCTGACCCATATCGTCGGGGTCCATGCGGCACAGGACCTTGTCGCCGGGCATGCAATCCGGCGAGTAGTAGTCGACCCGGTTGATGGTGATGCCGGTCTTGGTGACCGTCCGAAGCCCGTCACCGCCCGGCACCGGCGCCAGAAGCATGCGCAGCGCGTCTTTGTCTTCGACGGTTCGGATCGGTCCAGGCGCCGTAGCCGCCACCTCAAAGGGTGTCCGATCACGAAGGCCCCCATGCGGGCGACGCTCGTAATCGTCGCGAACCCAGGCATCGATCCGCTCACTCAGCTCCTTGTTGGTCAGCTGGGCGCCGGCCAGGGTGTCGGGCGCCTCCCCAAGACGCTGCGCGAACCCCTTGCGGTTCTCGATGATGGACCGGTCCGTAACGTTGTGACCGACGAAGCCCGGAAGGGTTGCAATGAGGTCACGCTGCAGCGTCCCGAAATGCCGCTCGACCATGCCCTTCTGTTCGGGGCTGAAGGGTGTGCACAGATCGTGCTCGACGCCGAGATTATCGAGCAAGCGCTCCATATGCTTCGCCGTGAAATCCGAGCCGTTATCGCTCTTGATGGTGTCAGGGACGCCCCAAGCCAGCAGCGCCTTGCGGATGAGGAGACCGAGCGCGGAGGCTGTCGGTGTCGTCGAGACGGTGAACACGACGCGACGGGTGAACACGTCGATGCACAGGTACAGGTTCGCTCGTCCCGGCTTGCCGTTTCGTCCACCGTCCACGGTCATGATATCGGCCGGAGAGGCATCGATCTGCCAGACTGCGTTGATGTGGGTGGGCCTGGTTCCCTCGCGCAGCGCGTATTGCATCTTTGAGCGGAAGCCGTCCGGATCAGAGAGCTTGAGTAGCTGCGGTGCGTAAATCTCCCGCCAGCGCGCCACCGTGTCCTGAATGGTCCTCAGCGACGGCATCGGTCGCTCATGTACTTCGCCGTCAGCGGTGATGACCGTCAGACTGTCGCCATAGGTGTCCCGCAGATAGCCGCGAATGTGCTTCGCCTTGAAGTGCGGGTTCTTCGAAAGCATCGCCAGGACGCTATCGCGAAGCTTGCCGCCTTCGGCTCGGTCGAGCACGCTCGTGCCTGTTCGGGATTGAGAGCGGTCGCTGGCCAGAGCTTCGGTTTCCCGCCGCTTCACAGCTGAACGCCATCGCCTAAGCGAGCGGATAGAGACCCGTTCAATCCGGTCTCGAACCCACTTCGAAACGTCGACGTCACCCCGGTTGTACAGGCGCACGAAGAGCGCGTCCGAAGCCGTCGAGGACATCTGCGCTTTGCGCCGGAAGCCATTGGCCGTGGCAACGACCTGAAGCCGTGCATCGCGCTCTTCGCCAGCCACGCCATCGGTCGCGGTGCCAGGGGCGGACAGCGCTGCGCAGGTACCCCTTGCATCCGATGCCGCCTCGGCGACAAAGCGCTTGGCGTAGTCCAGACGAGCCAGCTCGGGCAGGCTCGCAACCCGGTATTCCCAACCCCCGCCACGCCCGCAGCGCGGACGCGAACGCTTCGGATCGGTATTCCAACCCTGTCGCTCAATCGTGCGGAATAGAGTGCGCTCGGCCTTTGGTAAACCTTCCAGCTGGAGCTCAAGCAGCTCGCGCGCGGTCAGCCAATCCTTCATGCCGCGACCTCATCGATCGCCACGACATCGAACGTTGCACCAGGATGCATTGGCATGGGCGTCAGCGATATCTCATACAGATCGACCTGCAAAAGACGCCGCCCGCCTTTGATCGGCGTGCAACGAACCGCCTGATACCCGATTGACAGACCGCGCAGGTCGGCATTTGCGAGGAACGCAACGTCGGCCAATCGCTGGTCGACTATCCCCTCGGCGAGTAGGCCGAGCGATCCGGTTCGGACAGCTTCCCAATGACCGACGCAAATGTTCGGATCATGGTTCCAAAGCATCCGTATTCGCTCGGCTGGCCGGAAGACGAGCGATTCGTCGAACGCACCAAACGCAATGCGATCTCCGAGCAAGTCGGGTGCATCAAAAACCGCTGCCATGCCCTTGATCCGGATCACGCGCCG
It encodes the following:
- a CDS encoding DDE-type integrase/transposase/recombinase, which produces MKDWLTARELLELQLEGLPKAERTLFRTIERQGWNTDPKRSRPRCGRGGGWEYRVASLPELARLDYAKRFVAEAASDARGTCAALSAPGTATDGVAGEERDARLQVVATANGFRRKAQMSSTASDALFVRLYNRGDVDVSKWVRDRIERVSIRSLRRWRSAVKRRETEALASDRSQSRTGTSVLDRAEGGKLRDSVLAMLSKNPHFKAKHIRGYLRDTYGDSLTVITADGEVHERPMPSLRTIQDTVARWREIYAPQLLKLSDPDGFRSKMQYALREGTRPTHINAVWQIDASPADIMTVDGGRNGKPGRANLYLCIDVFTRRVVFTVSTTPTASALGLLIRKALLAWGVPDTIKSDNGSDFTAKHMERLLDNLGVEHDLCTPFSPEQKGMVERHFGTLQRDLIATLPGFVGHNVTDRSIIENRKGFAQRLGEAPDTLAGAQLTNKELSERIDAWVRDDYERRPHGGLRDRTPFEVAATAPGPIRTVEDKDALRMLLAPVPGGDGLRTVTKTGITINRVDYYSPDCMPGDKVLCRMDPDDMGQVWLFSPDGLTFLGEAVSPEMSGRDPVEVIARQKAAQKAFIAEGTSSLRKAARRIGPTDVADAMAREAARNAGNLVAFPKPEQPHSTPALEAAAAVERSKTPEPSELPADAAALHEDLKRELTRERAIMTGDVVPVRMTTVQTDDERSRFRRAMKLERRIDDGATVSTEDAVWLGRYQASSEYRAMSDMYADFGDRMLRST
- a CDS encoding HK97 family phage prohead protease encodes the protein MIRIKGMAAVFDAPDLLGDRIAFGAFDESLVFRPAERIRMLWNHDPNICVGHWEAVRTGSLGLLAEGIVDQRLADVAFLANADLRGLSIGYQAVRCTPIKGGRRLLQVDLYEISLTPMPMHPGATFDVVAIDEVAA